One window of the Caldisericaceae bacterium genome contains the following:
- a CDS encoding DUF3488 and transglutaminase-like domain-containing protein, with the protein MNKNNHDIYFLLFIISSIGFVSIVEKSLIILSIIPVFATMLSKNKELKKKPKIVEIIPLITFITLLILGIDLFITIAILLTVTISSKYIVSKNSFDYLEMFLIGIMFGLISSIATISISFGIIAVIFTISSFLFLVSAQSKDDKLRHLVDKKDFALSLMFLFILVSVFFLVLPRFSLGVIHGNPLFNKTSSGFSTDITIDAKPVDLNYQIVMRVETEKKKSPLYIVGVRYSTFINNHWMNYETHEKILRTSQNTFGFQFGKKGTVYLEPTGTNVLFQIGWTNGIYGNFNYLLKDELSNMFFDAPFYKTIKYTLYYDDDKNITTEEKDIAKYLSLKRINPKVIELAKDITKNSFSDLEKVEAIVSYLKKNNKYSLKPEANSIEEFIINHRSGYCEHFATATVMLTRANGIPARLVSGFVTNELNNTSNYYIVREKDAHTWVEVYVSNRWITVDPTPITFTTPSKISMLIDSIIMYWYRNVITYSSASQISLYNNIAQGFRNFGESIFNTINKVSVNKPLLIGIGIAIITLFLFGIKLRKEENEIANLIINFIGNDKKDSETLLEFAKRHKKDKILGDLISYYYSYKYGKKIELKNTILKIIKDIKKSKRYIDREG; encoded by the coding sequence ATGAATAAGAATAATCATGATATTTATTTTCTACTATTTATAATTTCTTCGATTGGGTTTGTTTCGATAGTTGAAAAATCACTAATAATACTTTCAATAATTCCAGTTTTTGCAACAATGCTTTCAAAAAACAAGGAGCTTAAAAAGAAGCCAAAAATCGTAGAAATAATACCACTTATAACTTTTATTACTTTACTCATCTTAGGTATTGACTTATTCATAACTATTGCAATACTCCTTACAGTTACAATAAGCTCTAAATATATCGTCAGTAAAAATTCGTTTGATTACCTTGAGATGTTCTTAATAGGTATAATGTTTGGCCTTATTTCCTCAATTGCAACAATATCTATTTCGTTTGGTATAATTGCTGTAATTTTTACAATTTCATCGTTTTTGTTTCTTGTATCAGCGCAATCTAAAGATGATAAACTCCGGCACCTTGTAGATAAAAAGGATTTTGCTTTATCTTTAATGTTCTTGTTTATACTCGTTAGTGTGTTCTTCCTTGTTCTTCCAAGGTTTTCACTTGGAGTAATACATGGTAATCCACTTTTCAATAAAACTTCTTCAGGATTCTCAACGGATATCACAATAGATGCAAAACCCGTAGATCTTAACTATCAAATCGTAATGAGAGTTGAAACTGAAAAAAAGAAAAGTCCTCTATACATTGTTGGTGTTCGATATTCTACATTCATAAATAACCACTGGATGAACTATGAAACTCATGAAAAAATTCTTAGAACATCACAAAACACTTTTGGTTTTCAATTTGGTAAAAAAGGAACAGTTTACCTTGAACCAACAGGCACAAATGTGCTATTTCAAATAGGTTGGACAAACGGTATTTACGGCAATTTCAACTATTTACTCAAAGATGAATTATCAAACATGTTTTTTGATGCACCATTCTATAAAACGATTAAATATACTCTTTATTACGATGATGATAAAAACATCACAACCGAAGAAAAAGATATTGCAAAGTATTTAAGCCTAAAGAGGATCAATCCAAAAGTTATTGAACTTGCAAAAGATATTACAAAGAATTCTTTTAGTGATTTAGAGAAAGTAGAAGCAATTGTTAGCTATCTAAAGAAAAACAATAAGTATTCTTTAAAGCCAGAGGCAAATAGTATTGAAGAATTTATAATCAACCACAGAAGCGGATACTGTGAACACTTTGCAACCGCAACAGTAATGCTTACAAGGGCAAACGGCATCCCAGCAAGACTCGTATCGGGATTTGTTACGAACGAACTAAATAACACTTCAAATTACTATATTGTAAGGGAAAAGGATGCCCACACATGGGTAGAAGTTTATGTTTCTAATAGGTGGATTACTGTAGACCCAACTCCAATTACATTTACAACACCAAGTAAAATTAGCATGCTCATAGACTCAATAATAATGTATTGGTACAGAAATGTAATTACATATAGCAGTGCAAGCCAAATATCACTTTACAATAACATCGCACAAGGCTTTAGAAATTTTGGAGAAAGCATCTTTAATACAATCAACAAAGTATCAGTAAACAAACCTCTTCTTATAGGGATCGGTATTGCTATAATAACACTATTTTTATTCGGAATAAAACTTCGAAAAGAAGAAAATGAAATTGCAAACTTAATAATCAATTTTATTGGTAATGATAAAAAAGACTCTGAAACACTCCTTGAGTTTGCAAAAAGACATAAAAAAGATAAAATTTTAGGTGATTTAATTAGTTATTACTACAGTTATAAATACGGGAAAAAGATCGAACTAAAGAATACAATTTTAAAGATTATTAAAGACATCAAGAAGTCAAAACGATATATTGACAGAGAAGGTTAA
- the rpe gene encoding ribulose-phosphate 3-epimerase, with protein MKFYISPSIIASNFTNLKKEIEKIESFDQAFVHLDIMDGNFVPNITFGPFIVEQMRKITNLPFDTHLMIKNPDNFVEEFALAGSDFITFHIEETVFPLRILKKIQKLGKKCGISFNPATPVESVVEVLPYTDIVLVMSVEPGFSGQTFIPSTLSKIEKLNELRKSNGYNFLISVDGGINEKTMKSVLDAGADILVMGSFFFKNDLSFVKGVVENLRRL; from the coding sequence ATGAAATTTTATATTTCGCCTTCGATTATTGCCTCTAACTTTACCAATTTAAAAAAAGAGATTGAAAAGATTGAATCTTTTGACCAAGCATTTGTCCATTTAGATATTATGGACGGCAATTTCGTTCCAAACATTACTTTTGGTCCTTTCATTGTTGAGCAAATGAGAAAAATTACTAATTTGCCTTTTGATACCCATCTTATGATTAAGAATCCTGACAATTTTGTTGAGGAATTTGCACTTGCAGGATCAGATTTTATAACTTTTCATATAGAGGAAACCGTTTTCCCTTTAAGGATTCTAAAAAAAATTCAAAAACTTGGCAAGAAGTGCGGCATCTCCTTTAACCCCGCAACACCAGTTGAATCCGTTGTTGAAGTTTTACCGTATACCGATATTGTGTTGGTTATGAGTGTTGAGCCGGGATTTTCTGGCCAAACATTCATCCCATCAACTTTATCTAAAATTGAGAAACTCAACGAATTAAGAAAGAGTAATGGGTATAATTTCTTAATTTCAGTTGATGGGGGGATAAACGAAAAAACAATGAAAAGTGTCTTAGATGCAGGAGCAGATATACTGGTCATGGGAAGCTTCTTTTTTAAAAATGACCTTTCATTTGTGAAAGGTGTAGTTGAAAATCTTCGTCGATTATAA
- the coaD gene encoding pantetheine-phosphate adenylyltransferase codes for MKTIVYPGTFDPLTNGHLEIIERASKIFDKVVVLVAKREEKHTLFTVEERLEMVKMSLNKFKNVEADVLDTLLVDYLKNHKINLVLRGLRTYQDFEYEKAMFEMNYELNSGIETIFLITRTSAFISSTLVKEVAMNNGDVSKFVPEIVNKKIKDKIRKKL; via the coding sequence ATGAAAACAATTGTATACCCTGGAACTTTTGACCCGTTAACAAACGGACACCTCGAAATTATTGAAAGGGCAAGCAAAATTTTTGATAAAGTAGTTGTCTTGGTTGCAAAAAGAGAAGAGAAGCATACCTTATTTACAGTTGAAGAAAGACTTGAAATGGTAAAGATGAGTTTAAACAAATTCAAAAACGTAGAGGCAGATGTGCTTGATACGCTTCTTGTAGATTATTTAAAAAATCATAAAATAAACTTGGTGTTGAGAGGATTAAGGACTTACCAAGATTTTGAATACGAAAAGGCAATGTTTGAAATGAATTATGAGTTAAACAGCGGTATTGAAACGATTTTTTTAATTACAAGGACTTCTGCTTTTATAAGTTCAACACTCGTAAAGGAGGTTGCAATGAATAATGGAGATGTATCAAAATTTGTTCCTGAAATTGTAAATAAAAAAATAAAAGATAAAATAAGGAAGAAGCTATGA
- the trxA gene encoding thioredoxin: MEVNESNFREEVLNSEVPTLVDFWAEWCVPCKMIEPIILELEKEYVNRLKVVRVNVDENQNLAIEYGIMSIPTIGIFVNGVMVDAIIGAVPKRVIEEKIKKYLIIN, from the coding sequence ATGGAAGTAAATGAAAGTAATTTTAGAGAAGAAGTGCTTAATTCGGAAGTTCCTACTTTAGTTGACTTTTGGGCAGAGTGGTGCGTGCCATGCAAAATGATTGAACCAATTATTCTTGAATTAGAAAAGGAATACGTTAACAGGTTAAAAGTTGTAAGAGTAAACGTTGATGAAAACCAGAATCTTGCAATCGAATACGGAATTATGAGTATTCCAACTATTGGCATTTTTGTAAATGGAGTAATGGTGGATGCAATTATTGGTGCAGTGCCAAAAAGAGTTATAGAAGAAAAAATCAAAAAATATTTAATAATAAATTAA
- a CDS encoding PASTA domain-containing protein, producing the protein MKRYLIFTFLLVFLLAGCSPNSNSETVKVPNFVGMKASVAQELAKTNGLILQVISTEQSNEYPVDTVISQDIPQGSELKKGGFVKIILSSGPKSFSVPHVVGLDFKEARELIINSGLSIGIIKEIESTEKIGTVLEQNPNANTIVQGGSKVDLTISIGQFVKVPDVIGKSVDEAKLILEQAGLVLYKVDTFEDSQQNLPKNIVLYQYPVPNALVEKGTQVLLKIAK; encoded by the coding sequence ATGAAAAGGTATTTAATATTTACTTTTTTATTGGTTTTTTTACTTGCTGGATGTTCTCCTAATTCGAATAGTGAGACTGTGAAAGTGCCAAACTTTGTTGGCATGAAGGCTTCAGTAGCACAGGAACTTGCTAAGACAAATGGGCTAATTCTCCAAGTGATTTCAACTGAGCAAAGCAATGAATATCCTGTTGATACGGTTATTTCGCAGGATATCCCGCAGGGCAGTGAATTGAAGAAAGGCGGCTTTGTTAAAATTATTTTAAGTTCAGGGCCAAAAAGTTTTTCTGTTCCTCATGTTGTGGGGTTAGATTTTAAAGAGGCAAGGGAGCTTATTATTAATTCAGGGCTTTCTATTGGTATTATTAAAGAGATAGAAAGCACAGAAAAAATTGGGACAGTATTAGAACAGAATCCAAATGCTAACACGATTGTGCAAGGCGGTTCCAAAGTTGATTTGACAATAAGCATAGGACAATTTGTAAAAGTTCCCGATGTAATCGGAAAAAGTGTAGATGAAGCAAAACTAATTTTAGAACAAGCAGGACTTGTCCTTTATAAGGTGGATACCTTTGAAGACTCCCAACAGAATTTGCCTAAAAACATCGTTTTGTATCAATACCCTGTTCCAAATGCGTTAGTTGAGAAAGGCACGCAAGTTTTATTGAAGATCGCAAAATGA
- a CDS encoding DUF177 domain-containing protein, producing the protein MKLIINKIIEEGSVTVEESINLKEELPFKLKDDAKLKLTFEHVQNREIRVYGTIEATFILTCVVCLNEFEYPITIEVDEFYSPRELFDYYKEERPIEELNKFTYTTNYLDTKDIVRDNLLEVLPPYPKCPKCSLETFEN; encoded by the coding sequence ATGAAATTAATAATCAATAAGATCATAGAAGAAGGTTCAGTTACCGTCGAAGAAAGTATTAACCTTAAAGAAGAACTCCCTTTTAAGTTGAAAGATGATGCAAAATTAAAACTTACTTTTGAACATGTGCAAAATAGAGAAATAAGAGTATATGGAACAATTGAAGCAACATTTATACTCACTTGTGTTGTGTGTCTCAATGAATTTGAGTATCCTATAACAATTGAGGTTGACGAATTTTATAGTCCAAGAGAGTTGTTTGACTATTATAAAGAAGAGCGTCCTATTGAAGAATTAAATAAATTTACTTACACAACAAACTATCTTGATACAAAAGATATCGTAAGAGATAATCTCTTAGAGGTGCTTCCACCATATCCAAAATGTCCAAAATGCTCATTAGAAACTTTTGAAAATTGA
- a CDS encoding TlpA family protein disulfide reductase has translation MKKIIIVVFILVFVSLVFTGCTTTQSNNPTNNQNTNNTTNSTREIAPDFSWKDANGKVVKLSDLKGKVVLIDFWATWCGPCRMTIPHVEAIYEKYKGKGVEVLGVNLDQGNIEKVQQFIKDYGMKYLIIADPNSKVGSLYGVNSIPRFFIVDKNGRIAKVIVGYQDNLGDVISKEIDALLKE, from the coding sequence ATGAAAAAGATAATTATTGTAGTTTTTATTTTAGTTTTTGTGTCTTTGGTTTTTACAGGATGCACAACAACGCAATCTAATAATCCAACGAATAACCAAAACACAAACAATACCACTAATAGCACAAGAGAAATTGCGCCAGATTTTTCTTGGAAAGATGCAAATGGAAAAGTTGTTAAACTTTCTGACTTAAAAGGGAAAGTTGTGCTGATTGATTTTTGGGCAACATGGTGTGGTCCTTGTAGGATGACAATACCGCATGTAGAGGCTATCTATGAAAAGTATAAAGGTAAAGGTGTAGAAGTATTAGGTGTAAACCTTGATCAAGGCAATATTGAGAAAGTGCAACAATTTATAAAAGACTACGGTATGAAATACTTGATCATTGCTGATCCAAATAGTAAGGTTGGAAGCCTCTATGGAGTTAATAGCATACCTAGATTCTTCATTGTTGATAAGAATGGAAGAATCGCAAAGGTAATTGTCGGCTATCAAGACAATTTAGGTGACGTAATATCTAAAGAAATTGATGCTTTACTAAAAGAGTGA